The DNA region ACCCCGTTCAGCGAGCACCCGATCGTGGTGGGAGTCGTCCCCCACCAGCCTGAGCTGGTGGCGCTGACCGCAGCGTCCTGGTCCCGGGCCGCCGGCGGGGTCACGCTCTACTTCGCCTACGTCGACGTCACCCGGTTCACCGCCGAGGAGCTCCCCGACGGCACCGTGCGCCACGCAGAGGTCGACCCCGACTCGGTCGACGACACCTGGGTCGACCGGCAGCAGCAGATCGAGCGGTCTCTGACCGACGTGCTGGACGGGTCCGGCGTGCCGTGGGAGTTCCGCTACCTGGCCGGCCGCCCCGACCGTGCCCTGACCCACCTGGCCCGCACCGTGGACGCCGCCGCGATCGTCGTGGGCACCCGGGCGCCCGGCCCCGGCGCCCGGCTGCGCGAGGTCGTCGAGGGTTCGGTCGCGGTCCAGCTGTC from Cellulomonas sp. KRMCY2 includes:
- a CDS encoding universal stress protein, with the protein product MTPFSEHPIVVGVVPHQPELVALTAASWSRAAGGVTLYFAYVDVTRFTAEELPDGTVRHAEVDPDSVDDTWVDRQQQIERSLTDVLDGSGVPWEFRYLAGRPDRALTHLARTVDAAAIVVGTRAPGPGARLREVVEGSVAVQLSHHQHRPILVVPLSVVDWKTPLWR